The Lacipirellula parvula genome window below encodes:
- a CDS encoding proton-conducting transporter membrane subunit translates to MNDEQLFQLLGTSVVACPTLLLTVLGVSSLVGRPLRERTASRLTQGAVATGLLASIGILVLMLITDRRLVELDMGHWLALEKQHFHFTFKFVFDRLSVPFVILSFALCGVTGAFASKYLHREPGYGRFFVLYAMFLLGMVVTSLAGTIETLFAGWELVGLSSALLVGFFHERSAPVRNGLRVWTVYRVADAAFLLATLALHHLAGGGDFGGLMGNSPWPAGHAALTTNQALFVGLLLLVAAAGKSALVPFSGWLPRAMEGPTPSSAIFYGALSVHLGAFLLLRFGPLLEASTLLCVVVVALGLVSAIFGALAARVQTDVKSALAFAALTQVSIIFVEIGCGLRYIALIHIIGHACLRTLQLLRAPTLLHDYHDLENAIGGHLPQQATFWQRIVPAALRRQAFRLAFERGFFDTLLGDYCVRPFLSFFRRCDAMERRWTNFLAGQTSRNAAPLQATGDVADDIQ, encoded by the coding sequence CACTCAGGGCGCCGTGGCGACGGGGCTACTTGCATCGATCGGCATTCTCGTGCTGATGCTAATTACCGATCGCCGACTGGTTGAACTCGACATGGGCCACTGGCTGGCACTTGAGAAGCAGCACTTTCATTTCACCTTCAAGTTCGTGTTTGATCGGCTCTCCGTGCCATTCGTGATTCTCTCCTTCGCCCTCTGCGGCGTGACCGGCGCGTTCGCAAGCAAGTACCTACATCGCGAGCCGGGCTACGGGCGATTTTTCGTGCTATATGCGATGTTCCTGCTGGGGATGGTCGTCACCTCGCTGGCCGGGACGATCGAAACATTGTTCGCCGGGTGGGAACTCGTCGGCCTGTCGTCCGCGCTTCTCGTCGGCTTCTTCCACGAACGCTCGGCGCCGGTGCGAAACGGGCTGCGCGTTTGGACCGTCTATCGCGTGGCCGATGCGGCGTTCCTGTTGGCGACGCTCGCGCTCCACCATCTCGCTGGTGGCGGCGACTTCGGCGGATTGATGGGGAACAGCCCATGGCCCGCGGGGCATGCAGCGCTCACTACGAATCAGGCGTTGTTCGTCGGCCTGCTGCTGTTGGTCGCCGCGGCCGGCAAGAGCGCGCTCGTTCCGTTCTCAGGCTGGCTGCCGCGCGCAATGGAAGGGCCCACGCCGTCGAGCGCTATTTTCTACGGCGCCCTGTCGGTTCATCTCGGCGCCTTCTTGTTGCTGCGATTCGGCCCACTGCTCGAAGCATCGACGCTCCTGTGCGTCGTGGTCGTGGCGCTTGGGCTTGTTTCAGCAATTTTTGGAGCACTCGCCGCGCGAGTGCAAACCGACGTGAAAAGCGCCCTCGCCTTTGCCGCGCTCACTCAGGTAAGCATCATTTTCGTCGAAATCGGCTGCGGCCTCCGTTACATCGCGCTGATCCACATCATCGGCCATGCCTGCTTGCGAACGCTGCAACTCCTGCGGGCACCGACGCTGCTGCACGACTACCACGACCTCGAAAACGCCATCGGCGGCCATCTCCCGCAACAGGCGACGTTCTGGCAACGCATTGTGCCCGCGGCACTGCGTCGCCAGGCGTTCCGCTTGGCATTTGAACGCGGCTTCTTCGACACGCTGCTTGGCGACTACTGCGTTCGTCCGTTTCTCAGCTTCTTCCGACGGTGCGACGCCATGGAACGACGCTGGACGAATTTCCTGGCAGGCCAAACGTCGCGCAACGCCGCGCCCCTCCAAGCAACGGGAGACGTCGCCGACGACATACAGTGA